A DNA window from Ipomoea triloba cultivar NCNSP0323 chromosome 10, ASM357664v1 contains the following coding sequences:
- the LOC116033297 gene encoding uncharacterized protein LOC116033297 has protein sequence MATSTLNPKTPIFVSSAYHAVEDFSDQCFDFDADVDDFDFSGFDFDADMDDFDFSASATPILSLTEPLSTPKPRVAHKIQQYGQKVPKIVNVKVRPRPIQQSL, from the exons ATGGCGACCTCTACGCTCAATCCAAAAACTCCGATCTTCGTGTCGTCGGCGTATCACGCGGTGGAGGACTTCTCCGACCAATG CTTCGACTTCGACGCTGATGTGGACGACTTCGATTTCTCTGGCTTCGACTTCGACGCTGATATGGACGACTTCGATTTCTCCGCGAGTGCTACGCCGATCCTTTCGCTGACGGAACCGTTGTCGACTCCG AAACCGCGAGTCGCGCACAAGATTCAGCAGTACGGCCAGAAGGTGCCAAAGATCGTGAATGTGAAGGTGAGGCCCAGGCCGATTCAGCAGTCGCTGTAG
- the LOC116033298 gene encoding F-box/LRR-repeat protein 4-like: MAEPCNDLPEECWDQIFTKLDRDCEFDSLSLVCKRFYALTNSLRHRLSVTDPIITGTLPRLLLRFPNLVSVNLSNFRGDVTTIFSEIWHRCLLNLQELDISNQTRIPFDESMDSGSVFKNLKVLKCKNLHVLGNSHLKRIACCFPCLEELDISFPRAELHLRSEDLEGNESVFTDDGIEALSLSLKELRKINLSGNSYITDRSIAALSNCLNLRSIEILSCCFITANGIHLLLQNSAKMNSVSVFGITCQNSNLIAQGFSTYGRALQAIDLHCTIISDECLSSLAKACLPLNRFSLVCCKGITSNGLLSLLSAYPLLQYLALEIDFLTDEIMEVLSLYLRSAVTIKLTKCSRLTISTIFALARNCDVLEELDMENTGLGRKSGYLDWFKSSTIFALTRKCDVLEELDMENTGLGRKGGSLDCYKSSKLKCLNMRKNFKVSDKCLAGIAFVCRKLEKLDVSFCSGISKEGIGFVLHICPEIRSLKIDSCLGIESIGEGPELPKLEVLSAARSGLNDSGLAAIGMRCSGLLNLVLEGCIGVTTSGVEEVAKKCKRLREIKLGMCTHVDPSVVERIVFSCPSLRRVTFTNSKLTEESNFYQL; this comes from the coding sequence ATGGCGGAGCCATGCAACGACTTGCCAGAAGAGTGTTGGGATCAGATCTTCACAAAACTCGATCGCGACTGCGAATTCGATTCCCTCTCTTTGGTTTGCAAGCGTTTCTATGCGCTCACCAATTCTCTCCGCCACCGATTATCCGTGACCGACCCGATCATCACTGGTACCCTCCCTAGACTCCTTCTCCGTTTCCCTAATCTCGTTTCCGTTAATCTCAGCAATTTCCGTGGTGATGTCACTACAATTTTCTCTGAAATCTGGCATCGCTGCTTGCTAAATCTTCAAGAACTTGATATTTCTAATCAGACCCGAATCCCCTTTGATGAGTCGATGGATTCTGGATCGGTTTTTAAGAATTTGAAGGTTTTAAAGTGCAAGAATCTGCATGTTTTAGGCAATTCTCATTTGAAGAGAATTGCTTGTTGTTTTCCGTGTTTGGAAGAGTTAGATATCAGTTTTCCTAGAGCTGAGTTGCACTTAAGATCTGAGGATCTGGAGGGAAATGAATCCGTATTTACAGATGATGGAATTGAGGCTTTATCTTTGAGTTTGAAGGAATTGAGGAAAATTAATCTTTCTGGGAATTCTTACATCACTGATAGGTCAATTGCAGCACTATCCAATTGTTTGAATCTTCGAAGTATTGAAATTTTGAGTTGCTGTTTCATTACTGCAAATGGGATTCATCTTTTGTTGCAAAACAGTGCAAAGATGAACTCGGTTTCAGTTTTTGGTATTACTTGTCAAAACAGTAATCTGATTGCTCAAGGTTTCAGCACTTATGGTCGAGCTTTGCAAGCTATTGATCTACATTGCACAATTATTTCAGATGAGTGCCTGAGTTCTTTAGCAAAAGCTTGTCTTCCTTTAAATAGGTTCTCGCTTGTGTGTTGTAAGGGTATCACATCAAATGGACTCTTGTCTCTTCTTTCTGCCTATCCATTGCTTCAATACTTGGCGCTTGAGATTGATTTCCTGACTGATGAGATTATGGAGGTCTTGTCCCTGTATTTACGTAGTGCAGTGACAATCAAATTAACGAAGTGCAGTAGGTTAACAATCTCAACCATCTTTGCACTCGCGAGAAATTGCGATGTGCTGGAAGAGCTTGACATGGAGAACACTGGATTGGGAAGAAAGAGCGGCTATCTGGATTGGTTCAAAAGCTCAACCATCTTTGCACTCACGAGAAAATGTGATGTGCTGGAAGAGCTTGACATGGAGAACACTGGATTGGGAAGAAAGGGCGGCTCTCTGGATTGTTACAAAAGCTCAAAACTCAAGTGTCTGAATATGAGAAAGAATTTTAAAGTCAGTGATAAATGCCTTGCAGGAATTGCCTTTGTCTGCCGGAAGTTAGAGAAACTTGATGTTTCCTTTTGCTCGGGTATATCTAAAGAAGGCATTGGTTTTGTTCTCCATATCTGTCCCGAGATCAGAAGCTTAAAGATTGATAGCTGTTTAGGGATCGAAAGTATTGGGGAGGGCCCAGAGTTGCCAAAACTCGAGGTGCTAAGTGCAGCTAGGTCAGGGTTGAATGACAGCGGCCTTGCAGCAATTGGGATGAGATGTTCTGGGCTCCTGAACTTGGTTCTCGAGGGGTGTATCGGAGTCACAACAAGCGGTGTAGAGGAAGTGGCGAAAAAGTGTAAAAGGTTACGCGAAATCAAGTTGGGGATGTGTACCCATGTTGATCCCAGTGTCGTTGAACGGATTGTGTTCTCTTGCCCATCACTGAggagagtaacttttaccaactCTAAGCTTACTGAggagagtaacttttaccaactCTAA